The following coding sequences lie in one Myxococcus xanthus genomic window:
- a CDS encoding sensor histidine kinase, with translation MLRRLLPTLVALGCGLLALGWGLVSLQRIFSQERDDAHAQLRSRRDALAHAAEEALRQNLAKKLDESIPTLHAAVGDPLEPGEGYYINFRGYQFLPRLTIPMPGTGTPARDVHARLGARLKDGAPAGEWEPRLTRLRAVEAALAAQDARGAATRVEELLRYHAANRLTPEQELPFLLLVVERLQRGPTTTPLVRALLREGLPEDLGGFARASGLQRDVLRERSRFTQADFDFLHARIVRVSAALDEPTGDFLARVGEAGAGMLVIPEEIYEPTLLGESWYVALRGEAVYGIAVDMEAMLQPITQDMQARGLFDATGRLRLRAGGAVLPLSTLKLAVDMPQWARQEADIDARYGLKTLLVAVCGGLAVAIVALAVVAQQRKYRFLELKSDFVATVSHELRTPLASIRLLGETLERKLAQAPEVRDYPARIVQAADGLHFLVENILSFNRIDKGRWTLRTSRVRLEELIHPLRDDLAVATNVPVHITSELEGVELEADPGLLRMLFSNLGRNACAYNRRSPVEISIRAQMIPGYGCTVLFQDNGIGIPESEWENAFLDFYRLTVPGTEVHGSGLGLALCRKIMKLHRGDIQVASSGPDGTTFALIFNEPAR, from the coding sequence ATGCTGCGCCGGCTCCTTCCTACGCTCGTCGCCCTGGGTTGTGGCCTCCTGGCCCTTGGCTGGGGGCTGGTCAGCCTCCAGCGCATCTTCAGCCAGGAGCGTGATGACGCCCACGCGCAGCTGCGCTCGCGCCGGGACGCGCTGGCCCACGCGGCCGAAGAGGCCCTGCGGCAGAACCTGGCGAAGAAGCTCGATGAGAGCATCCCCACCCTCCACGCCGCCGTGGGAGACCCACTCGAGCCTGGCGAGGGCTACTACATCAACTTCCGCGGCTACCAGTTCCTGCCGCGCCTCACCATCCCCATGCCGGGCACCGGAACGCCCGCGCGGGACGTGCATGCCCGGCTGGGCGCGAGGCTGAAGGACGGCGCCCCCGCGGGGGAATGGGAACCCCGCCTCACGCGGCTGCGCGCGGTGGAGGCCGCGCTGGCGGCCCAGGACGCGCGGGGCGCGGCCACCCGCGTGGAGGAGCTGCTGCGCTACCACGCGGCGAACCGGCTGACACCCGAGCAGGAGCTGCCCTTCCTGCTGCTGGTGGTGGAGCGGCTCCAGCGCGGCCCCACCACCACGCCGCTGGTGCGGGCCCTGCTGCGAGAGGGCCTCCCGGAGGACCTGGGCGGCTTCGCCCGGGCGTCGGGGCTGCAACGGGACGTGCTGCGCGAGCGTTCACGCTTCACACAGGCGGACTTCGACTTCCTCCATGCGCGCATCGTCCGGGTGAGCGCCGCGCTGGACGAGCCCACGGGCGACTTCCTGGCCCGAGTGGGCGAGGCGGGCGCGGGCATGCTGGTGATTCCCGAGGAGATCTACGAGCCCACCCTCCTGGGCGAGTCCTGGTACGTGGCGCTGCGCGGCGAGGCGGTGTACGGCATCGCGGTGGACATGGAGGCGATGCTCCAGCCCATCACCCAGGACATGCAGGCGCGCGGCCTCTTCGACGCGACGGGGCGCCTGCGACTGCGCGCGGGCGGCGCCGTCCTCCCTCTGAGCACGCTGAAACTGGCGGTGGACATGCCACAGTGGGCGCGGCAGGAGGCGGACATCGACGCGCGCTACGGGCTGAAGACGCTGCTGGTGGCCGTGTGCGGCGGGCTCGCGGTGGCCATCGTCGCGCTCGCGGTGGTGGCCCAGCAGCGCAAGTACCGCTTCCTGGAGCTCAAGAGCGACTTCGTGGCCACCGTCTCCCACGAGCTGCGCACGCCCCTGGCCTCCATCCGCCTGCTGGGTGAGACGCTGGAGCGGAAGCTGGCGCAGGCGCCGGAGGTGCGCGACTACCCGGCGCGCATCGTCCAGGCCGCGGACGGGCTGCACTTCCTGGTGGAGAACATCCTGTCGTTCAACCGCATCGACAAGGGCCGCTGGACGCTGCGGACCTCGCGCGTGCGGTTGGAGGAGCTCATCCACCCGTTGCGCGACGACCTGGCCGTCGCGACCAACGTCCCCGTCCACATCACCTCGGAACTGGAAGGCGTGGAGCTGGAAGCGGACCCGGGCCTGCTGCGGATGTTGTTCTCCAACCTGGGCCGCAACGCGTGCGCCTACAACCGGAGAAGCCCCGTCGAAATCTCCATCCGCGCGCAGATGATTCCCGGCTACGGCTGCACGGTGCTCTTCCAGGACAACGGCATCGGCATCCCCGAGTCCGAATGGGAGAACGCCTTCCTGGACTTCTACCGGCTGACGGTGCCCGGGACGGAGGTCCATGGCAGCGGGCTGGGCCTTGCCCTGTGCCGCAAAATCATGAAGCTGCACCGGGGCGACATCCAGGTGGCCTCCTCGGGACCCGACGGCACCACCTTCGCGCTGATATTCAACGAGCCGGCTCGATGA
- a CDS encoding pyridoxal-phosphate dependent enzyme — protein sequence MRVVFPLSRPWPGGPVVLWGGALPAGSLKYLTFSHHLQSAPAETKGLVELSGASSALALDALGRERGLPVVALTDTMGTAYLRANGFGGEVRTVHGFTQAWELALDYERQGWFWPRQLANGALVESVESWTTRLLDIVRDVYPAVRCVVCGFGTGATVAGLYRPFSAAGYEVVGLQPASGRTMPGWRRWAEQSLGSKDLFYPYREDVPLETADAKAVDALAALLAWARSERRPEEVLVISHNARPPFE from the coding sequence ATGCGCGTCGTGTTTCCCTTGTCACGGCCCTGGCCGGGGGGGCCGGTGGTGCTCTGGGGTGGAGCGCTTCCGGCGGGCAGTCTGAAGTACCTGACGTTCTCCCATCACCTCCAGTCCGCGCCCGCGGAGACGAAGGGCCTGGTGGAGCTATCCGGCGCGTCGTCGGCGCTGGCGCTGGATGCGCTGGGCCGCGAGCGCGGGCTGCCGGTGGTGGCCCTCACGGACACGATGGGCACCGCGTACCTGCGCGCCAACGGCTTCGGTGGGGAGGTGCGCACCGTGCACGGCTTCACGCAGGCCTGGGAGCTGGCGCTGGACTACGAGCGCCAGGGCTGGTTCTGGCCCCGGCAACTCGCCAATGGGGCGCTGGTGGAGAGCGTGGAGTCGTGGACCACGCGGCTGCTCGACATCGTCCGGGACGTGTATCCCGCCGTGCGCTGCGTGGTGTGTGGCTTCGGCACGGGGGCCACCGTCGCGGGGCTGTACCGGCCCTTCTCCGCCGCGGGCTATGAGGTGGTGGGCTTGCAACCCGCGTCCGGCAGGACGATGCCCGGCTGGCGGCGCTGGGCGGAGCAGAGCCTGGGCTCCAAGGACCTCTTCTACCCGTACCGCGAGGATGTGCCCCTGGAGACGGCGGACGCGAAGGCGGTGGACGCGCTCGCCGCGCTGCTGGCCTGGGCACGCTCGGAGCGGCGGCCAGAGGAGGTACTCGTCATCTCCCACAACGCGAGGCCCCCGTTCGAATGA
- a CDS encoding ABC transporter permease has protein sequence MDSLLQDLRYAIRTLTRTPGFTLAAGLTLALVIGANAVLFSAIHAMLLRPLPFPLPESLVRIWCVQESVSHASVAAPELLGWREHSKGFSQLAGFGRTSLNRTGTDEPERVRAARITPNFFSVLGVQPAQGRDLREEDAPPGGDTSVVLVSHGYWQRALGGVPDVVGQTLVLNGRSHAVVGVLPEDFSFPEFAEDTDVWVPEWQDPQRHGNHYQSVLGRLAPGVSLEAARADLERAAQGIGHPEPGQKRHTVRVTGWQDHLTTNTRDVLWMLWVAVGFVLLIACANVANLMLVRTLSRQRDGAIRAALGASQGRRLQQSLVESVLLSLFGGVLGLLLMLWGMELVRTLLPASMLRVAPLELNGTVLGFSVLLSVGTGLLFGLAPAMHASGMNVLPLLRQSGSAVGARSGHPLRSALVMVQLALALVLMVGTGLIVRSLQNIQAVDPGFDAEGVVAAQLTLAPDAYQEDARKRAFFEGVAERLMARPGVEAVGFINDAPLGGSGSGGDFFLEGGSASPSERYYTEYRVASPGYFSAMRIGVRQGRDFGPQDTEKSAPIIIVNEAFVRKFLGGGEALGRRVQLSWSEEQPFREIVGVVEDVRHQTLTEPAEPESYVPFAQFPLRAMTMLVRTQGPSASALAALREEVKAVDAEQPIYDLLPFTERVEKILLRPRATTRLLAAFAVLAVLLAGVGVYGVLAYSVSQRTRELGIRMALGAHPQQVLGLVLGQGLRLTAAGVGVGLIAAFGCTRLMAATLYGVEPFAPDIFLGVAVALSVISLVACWLPALRASRVPPSVSLRAE, from the coding sequence ATGGATTCGCTCCTCCAAGACCTCCGCTACGCGATACGCACCCTGACACGAACCCCCGGCTTCACGCTGGCCGCGGGCCTCACGCTGGCGCTGGTCATCGGGGCGAACGCCGTCCTGTTCAGCGCCATCCACGCGATGCTGCTGCGGCCCCTGCCCTTTCCCCTCCCCGAATCCCTGGTCCGTATCTGGTGCGTGCAGGAGTCGGTGAGCCACGCCTCGGTGGCGGCACCGGAGCTGCTCGGCTGGCGTGAGCATTCGAAGGGCTTCAGCCAGCTCGCGGGCTTCGGACGCACCAGCCTCAACCGGACGGGAACGGACGAGCCCGAGCGGGTGCGGGCGGCGCGCATCACCCCCAACTTCTTCTCCGTGCTGGGGGTGCAACCCGCGCAGGGGCGCGACCTCCGTGAAGAGGACGCGCCGCCCGGAGGTGACACCTCCGTGGTGTTGGTGAGCCATGGCTACTGGCAGCGGGCGCTCGGCGGCGTCCCGGACGTGGTGGGCCAGACGCTGGTGCTCAACGGCCGGAGCCACGCGGTGGTGGGCGTGCTGCCGGAGGACTTCTCGTTCCCCGAGTTCGCCGAGGACACGGATGTGTGGGTCCCCGAGTGGCAGGACCCGCAGCGGCATGGCAACCACTACCAGTCGGTGCTGGGGCGGCTGGCACCGGGCGTCTCACTGGAGGCGGCCCGAGCGGACCTGGAGCGCGCGGCGCAGGGCATTGGCCACCCCGAGCCAGGGCAGAAGCGCCACACCGTGCGGGTGACGGGCTGGCAGGACCACCTCACGACGAACACGCGGGATGTGCTGTGGATGCTGTGGGTGGCGGTGGGCTTCGTGCTGCTCATCGCGTGCGCCAACGTGGCCAACCTCATGCTGGTACGCACGTTGTCCCGGCAGCGGGACGGCGCCATCCGGGCGGCGCTGGGCGCCAGCCAGGGACGGCGGCTCCAGCAGTCCCTGGTGGAGAGCGTGCTGCTGTCCCTCTTCGGCGGCGTGCTGGGGCTCTTGCTGATGCTGTGGGGCATGGAGCTGGTGCGCACCCTGCTGCCCGCCAGCATGCTGCGCGTGGCGCCGCTGGAGCTCAACGGCACCGTCCTGGGCTTCAGCGTGCTGCTATCGGTGGGCACCGGCCTGCTCTTCGGCCTGGCGCCCGCGATGCATGCGTCGGGGATGAACGTGCTGCCGCTGCTGCGGCAATCCGGCAGCGCCGTGGGCGCGCGCTCCGGGCATCCGCTGCGCAGCGCGCTCGTCATGGTGCAGCTCGCGCTCGCGCTGGTGCTGATGGTGGGCACGGGTCTCATCGTGCGCTCGCTGCAGAACATCCAGGCGGTGGACCCTGGCTTCGACGCGGAGGGGGTCGTCGCCGCGCAGCTGACGCTCGCCCCCGACGCGTACCAGGAGGACGCGCGCAAGCGGGCCTTCTTCGAAGGCGTCGCGGAGCGGCTGATGGCACGACCCGGGGTGGAGGCGGTGGGCTTCATCAACGACGCGCCGCTGGGGGGCTCGGGCTCCGGCGGGGACTTCTTCCTGGAAGGTGGCTCGGCCTCGCCTAGCGAGCGGTACTACACCGAGTACCGGGTGGCCTCGCCCGGCTACTTCTCCGCGATGCGCATTGGCGTGCGACAGGGCCGCGACTTCGGGCCCCAGGACACGGAGAAGAGCGCGCCCATCATCATCGTCAACGAGGCCTTCGTCCGGAAGTTCCTCGGTGGCGGGGAGGCCCTTGGCCGGCGGGTGCAGCTGAGCTGGTCTGAAGAGCAGCCCTTCCGGGAAATCGTCGGCGTGGTGGAGGACGTCCGTCACCAGACGCTCACGGAGCCCGCGGAACCCGAGAGCTACGTGCCCTTCGCGCAATTTCCCCTGCGGGCCATGACGATGCTGGTGCGCACCCAAGGCCCGTCTGCATCGGCGCTGGCCGCGCTGCGCGAGGAAGTCAAGGCGGTGGACGCCGAACAGCCCATCTACGACTTGCTGCCCTTCACCGAGCGCGTGGAGAAAATCCTGCTCCGCCCCAGGGCCACGACACGGCTGCTGGCGGCCTTCGCCGTGCTCGCCGTCCTCCTAGCCGGTGTCGGCGTCTACGGCGTGCTGGCGTATTCGGTGAGCCAACGGACGCGGGAGCTGGGCATCCGGATGGCGCTGGGGGCCCATCCCCAGCAGGTGCTGGGGCTGGTGCTCGGCCAGGGCCTGCGGCTGACCGCGGCGGGCGTGGGCGTGGGGCTCATCGCGGCCTTCGGCTGCACCCGCCTCATGGCGGCGACCCTCTATGGCGTGGAGCCCTTCGCTCCGGACATCTTCCTGGGCGTGGCCGTGGCGCTGTCGGTCATCTCCCTGGTCGCCTGCTGGCTGCCCGCGCTGCGGGCAAGCCGTGTCCCGCCGTCGGTGTCCCTGCGCGCGGAGTAG